Proteins from a genomic interval of Methanohalophilus levihalophilus:
- a CDS encoding ArsR family transcriptional regulator, whose translation MEQSFNSVFTALGSDTRLKMLKLLAEKEMHISELARVLEISVPVAAKHVKVLEKAELVERKIFGKSHVLSPNKSRILTAVDCFAPTKKIEVEKGATLLDALTNVASVEVKQKGEREMIVSTDGDEGFYLYEINGQLGNTAVRKYKLEDDITVEWKKLEPITKIKLDIHVKK comes from the coding sequence ATGGAACAATCATTTAACAGTGTTTTTACTGCTTTGGGAAGCGATACACGCCTAAAAATGCTGAAACTTCTGGCCGAAAAAGAAATGCACATATCGGAACTTGCAAGGGTTCTGGAGATCTCTGTTCCTGTCGCAGCTAAACACGTTAAGGTTCTTGAAAAAGCTGAACTGGTTGAAAGGAAGATATTTGGGAAATCCCATGTTCTTTCCCCAAACAAATCCAGAATTTTAACGGCTGTAGACTGTTTTGCTCCGACTAAAAAAATTGAAGTGGAAAAAGGTGCGACTCTCCTTGATGCTTTGACAAACGTGGCTTCGGTGGAAGTAAAACAGAAAGGTGAACGGGAGATGATTGTTTCCACGGATGGGGACGAGGGTTTCTATCTCTACGAGATTAACGGTCAGCTTGGAAATACGGCTGTCAGGAAATATAAACTTGAAGACGATATTACTGTAGAGTGGAAAAAGCTGGAACCGATAACTAAAATTAAGCTAGATATCCACGTTAAAAAGTGA
- the hisB gene encoding imidazoleglycerol-phosphate dehydratase HisB: MRTAAISRKTSETEISLEINLDGEGKAEIDTGIGFFDHMLDAFTRHSGFDLKVKAEGDLIVDGHHLIEDVGIVLGKALNEALGDKKGIVRFGDARVPMDEALAEVILDIGGRSYHVMDAKFTSPRVGDFSTQMVGHFFESITNNAGITMHSRVTGHNDHHMIEALFKAFAYSMKTATFIEGESVKSTKGCL, translated from the coding sequence ATGCGAACTGCAGCAATATCCAGGAAGACCAGTGAAACCGAGATTTCACTTGAGATTAACCTCGACGGCGAAGGTAAAGCTGAAATTGACACCGGGATTGGTTTTTTCGACCACATGCTGGATGCTTTTACAAGGCATTCAGGGTTTGATCTTAAAGTCAAGGCCGAAGGAGACCTAATAGTCGATGGTCACCACCTCATAGAAGACGTCGGGATAGTACTGGGAAAAGCCCTCAATGAAGCTCTTGGCGATAAAAAGGGTATTGTTCGCTTTGGGGATGCCCGGGTTCCAATGGATGAAGCACTTGCAGAAGTTATTCTGGATATTGGAGGCAGGAGCTACCACGTAATGGATGCAAAATTCACATCACCAAGAGTTGGAGATTTCAGCACCCAAATGGTAGGACACTTTTTCGAGTCTATAACCAACAATGCCGGAATTACCATGCACTCAAGAGTGACAGGGCACAACGATCATCACATGATTGAAGCACTGTTCAAGGCATTTGCATATTCCATGAAGACTGCAACATTTATTGAAGGGGAAAGTGTCAAAAGCACAAAAGGCTGCCTTTGA
- the hisA gene encoding 1-(5-phosphoribosyl)-5-[(5-phosphoribosylamino)methylideneamino]imidazole-4-carboxamide isomerase — MTFEVMPAVDMKNGKCVQLIQGQPDNERISLDDPIAVARDWIQQGAKTLHLIDLDGAIEGERKNKNLIEKIVALAREEGVSIQVGGGIRSYEDAAELLEIGVDRVILGTAAVENPELVARLAGDFGSEHINVALDSKEGKVSIKGWTELADQTAPELGRILEEKGAGSILFTNIDSEGLMEGINAQPTIDLVKSVNIPVIASGGVTTLEDIKELKKTGAIGVVVGSALYTDKFTLTEAINTISEED, encoded by the coding sequence ATGACATTTGAAGTGATGCCTGCAGTTGATATGAAAAATGGGAAGTGCGTCCAGTTGATACAGGGTCAGCCCGACAATGAAAGGATTTCCCTGGATGACCCTATAGCAGTAGCAAGAGATTGGATTCAGCAAGGTGCCAAAACCCTTCACCTGATTGATCTCGACGGCGCCATTGAAGGCGAACGTAAAAACAAGAATCTCATCGAAAAAATTGTTGCCCTTGCCCGCGAAGAAGGTGTATCAATTCAGGTTGGCGGAGGAATCCGCAGCTATGAAGATGCTGCAGAATTACTTGAAATTGGAGTGGACAGGGTTATCCTTGGAACTGCGGCCGTTGAAAATCCTGAACTTGTCGCAAGACTTGCCGGCGATTTTGGAAGTGAACATATCAATGTTGCACTGGATTCAAAGGAAGGAAAAGTATCCATCAAAGGCTGGACTGAACTTGCTGACCAAACCGCACCGGAACTTGGGAGAATTCTGGAAGAAAAAGGTGCGGGAAGCATTCTTTTTACAAATATTGACAGCGAAGGCCTTATGGAAGGGATAAATGCACAACCTACCATCGATCTGGTCAAATCTGTAAACATCCCGGTAATTGCATCCGGTGGCGTTACAACGCTTGAAGACATCAAGGAACTGAAGAAAACCGGGGCAATTGGCGTAGTAGTTGGAAGTGCACTTTACACAGACAAGTTCACACTGACAGAAGCAATAAATACCATCAGTGAAGAAGATTGA
- the hisG gene encoding ATP phosphoribosyltransferase, which translates to MIRIAIPNKGRLHDPTVQLFKEAGLPVLGGSSRKLFAKTSDPEIQFLFARAADIPEYVQDGAADIGVTGLDLISETESNVEILLDLNFGKANLVLAVPEESSIVSPEDLQGMRVATEFPNITKNYFGNLGIEIEVIKVSGACEMTPHVGIADAIVDISSSGTTLVTNHLKPIADVFKSSVYLIANSETKENNEKVLHIKTALESVLHAKNKRYLMMNVPHQKLDTIKDILPGLAGPTVMKVESKSDTLAVHAVIDADVVFATVSKLKEAGASGILVVPIERLIP; encoded by the coding sequence ATGATACGTATCGCAATACCTAACAAGGGAAGGCTTCACGACCCCACAGTCCAGTTATTCAAAGAAGCCGGTCTCCCGGTTCTCGGCGGATCAAGCCGGAAACTCTTTGCAAAAACATCTGATCCTGAAATACAATTCCTGTTCGCACGAGCGGCGGATATTCCTGAATACGTGCAGGATGGAGCTGCTGATATTGGCGTCACAGGACTTGACTTGATTTCAGAAACCGAATCCAATGTTGAGATACTTCTTGATCTGAATTTCGGGAAGGCAAACCTGGTACTGGCAGTTCCAGAAGAATCCAGTATTGTAAGCCCTGAAGATCTTCAGGGAATGCGTGTTGCAACAGAATTCCCCAACATTACTAAAAACTATTTTGGAAACCTTGGAATTGAGATTGAAGTCATCAAAGTAAGCGGTGCCTGCGAGATGACACCCCATGTGGGAATAGCAGATGCAATTGTAGATATTTCCAGTTCAGGAACCACACTTGTTACAAATCACCTGAAACCAATTGCTGATGTGTTTAAGTCTTCGGTATACCTTATTGCCAATTCTGAAACAAAGGAAAACAACGAGAAAGTGCTCCACATAAAGACTGCTCTTGAGAGTGTATTGCACGCCAAGAACAAGAGATATCTCATGATGAATGTGCCTCATCAGAAACTTGATACCATCAAAGACATACTTCCCGGCCTTGCAGGCCCTACGGTCATGAAAGTGGAATCCAAGAGCGATACGCTGGCTGTCCACGCAGTTATTGATGCGGATGTTGTGTTTGCAACTGTAAGCAAGCTTAAGGAAGCAGGTGCCAGTGGAATTCTGGTTGTCCCGATTGAGAGATTAATTCCCTGA
- a CDS encoding DUF4130 domain-containing protein, translating to MIITFFPIVGSALRASLYLLEHPDAELVCGWNSEEIESKLRFIKKDGTENILHAEDVCYDEMPKLMKKLFSSKWHKFSKADSSPVKYIDRVLRHSSADPAEFVRFLAGCNGNIDILYNKQSRIGKKYYNYMREVTKSYHSLCMFGRTEVFENLLLTEINPQHAISDLFCKWLGRRNPDYPVAVIQNDTAYIANGEYLGYRHFDVLPVSEIEHLCSSKRDEELEDLWDMYYCTQMIENRRNHKLAKKMQPSYTSGISRMAAKDRYRVERGINKTTLADFTGNSG from the coding sequence TTGATAATAACTTTTTTCCCGATTGTGGGTAGTGCCTTGCGGGCTTCGTTATATCTTCTGGAGCATCCGGATGCTGAGCTTGTTTGTGGGTGGAATTCGGAAGAAATTGAGAGCAAACTCCGTTTCATAAAAAAAGACGGAACTGAAAACATATTGCATGCAGAAGACGTGTGCTATGATGAAATGCCAAAACTTATGAAAAAGCTTTTTAGCAGCAAATGGCACAAATTTTCGAAAGCCGATTCATCACCGGTGAAGTACATTGATCGCGTACTCAGGCATTCTTCGGCCGATCCGGCTGAATTTGTTCGTTTTCTGGCAGGGTGCAATGGTAATATTGACATTCTTTACAATAAGCAATCCCGTATAGGTAAGAAATACTACAATTACATGAGGGAAGTGACAAAAAGCTATCATTCACTTTGCATGTTCGGAAGAACCGAAGTCTTTGAGAATCTGCTTCTGACTGAAATTAATCCCCAACATGCCATTAGTGATCTCTTTTGTAAGTGGCTCGGGAGACGAAATCCGGATTATCCGGTAGCAGTAATCCAGAATGATACAGCATACATTGCAAATGGCGAATACCTTGGTTACAGGCACTTTGATGTTCTCCCGGTATCTGAAATTGAACATCTGTGCTCATCAAAACGTGATGAAGAACTTGAAGATTTGTGGGACATGTACTATTGCACACAGATGATTGAAAACCGGAGAAATCACAAACTTGCAAAGAAGATGCAACCTTCTTACACTTCAGGTATAAGCAGGATGGCTGCAAAGGACAGGTATCGTGTAGAGAGAGGAATCAACAAAACCACTCTTGCTGATTTCACAGGCAATTCGGGGTGA
- a CDS encoding MutS-related protein, with product MEGLQSIPRIGEKMAQRFISHFGSEREAMAAIVGADIAGISEIDGIGRRYAISLVQDVRAKAEGIDSTAFLKNNEITDIYEKLIGIIQSFASTSYARDKMNIFIPYPASRQDLIEKNRDMISGYISSCDRIVGNHQLCELLSEIKPLRENIHLPRVRDRVIVVSNPKDFSFAKERFGANIPVQLAENEREFVDVASGYSQVLAVGELFFEFSIPDEITPEFISSLHDVDESFVFPEGLIAYFVSNMSEINHAAEVARMLRDAGLSFMDCLPDIDTLQALISRIDSDGNISIGTDREVDRLAGITEHMDATVKRSLETANQQIDSVLGNSQLTLSGKDMVDIIKGEISMNELLSKEMEDSYMQILKSTKESIVAGLGLNSSESLLLDGIFPDRVAYPLEIDDSRFELFKSEINRKFFQRQVEFKRSFARDLLEFRSLVRKMVRNLLEFDVGFTIARFSRAFDMKMPVLIEDGIAFRGAKNLFLANRGFDVEAVDYSVGSTSLDPDGNKSPVVLLSGVNSGGKTSLLELIAQCTILSHMGFPVPASYFEIGLTEGINYFGKSKGTLDAGAFETTLKMFSSLNDATPKMVLVDELESITEPGASAKIIAGILEMLSENQKNTAVFVSHLSELILENVSTSIRVDGIEAEGLDSDLKLVVNRNPQYNHIAKSTPELIVEKLFKTGGVAEQQFYGRLREKFGN from the coding sequence ATGGAAGGCTTGCAGAGTATTCCTCGAATTGGGGAAAAGATGGCACAGCGATTTATTTCTCACTTCGGGAGCGAGAGGGAAGCAATGGCTGCCATCGTGGGTGCGGATATTGCGGGGATTTCCGAGATTGATGGTATCGGACGGCGATATGCTATTTCACTTGTTCAGGATGTTCGTGCAAAGGCAGAAGGTATCGATTCAACTGCTTTCCTGAAGAATAACGAAATTACAGACATATATGAAAAACTAATTGGGATAATCCAGTCATTTGCATCCACATCTTATGCAAGGGACAAAATGAATATATTCATCCCTTATCCCGCGAGCAGACAGGACCTCATTGAAAAAAACAGAGATATGATTTCAGGTTATATCTCCAGTTGTGACAGGATTGTTGGTAACCATCAGCTTTGTGAATTGCTTTCCGAAATAAAACCGCTTCGTGAAAATATTCATTTACCACGTGTAAGAGATCGTGTAATTGTAGTATCCAACCCGAAAGATTTCTCTTTTGCAAAGGAACGCTTTGGAGCTAATATTCCGGTGCAACTCGCTGAAAATGAACGGGAATTCGTTGATGTTGCCAGTGGTTATTCACAGGTTCTGGCAGTAGGGGAGCTGTTTTTTGAGTTTAGTATCCCTGATGAAATAACTCCTGAATTCATTTCCAGCTTGCACGATGTTGATGAATCTTTTGTTTTTCCGGAGGGTCTAATTGCTTATTTTGTTTCCAACATGTCTGAGATAAATCACGCAGCGGAAGTTGCCCGTATGCTCAGAGACGCCGGTCTTTCATTTATGGATTGCTTACCAGATATCGATACTTTGCAGGCCCTAATTTCCCGTATAGATTCAGATGGCAATATTTCAATTGGGACAGATAGGGAAGTTGACAGGCTGGCAGGAATTACTGAACACATGGATGCTACAGTAAAAAGATCACTTGAAACTGCAAATCAGCAGATAGATTCTGTTCTTGGAAACAGCCAGCTAACTCTTAGTGGAAAAGACATGGTGGATATCATCAAAGGTGAAATCTCTATGAATGAACTTCTTTCCAAAGAGATGGAAGATTCCTACATGCAAATCCTGAAGTCTACCAAGGAGTCAATTGTAGCGGGTCTCGGATTAAATTCGAGTGAATCTCTCTTATTAGATGGAATTTTCCCGGATCGAGTTGCATATCCATTGGAGATAGATGACTCTAGGTTTGAATTATTTAAATCTGAAATAAACAGGAAATTCTTCCAGCGTCAGGTGGAATTCAAGCGCTCTTTTGCAAGAGATCTTCTTGAATTCCGTTCTTTAGTAAGGAAAATGGTGCGGAACTTGCTGGAGTTTGATGTCGGGTTTACGATAGCACGTTTCTCCAGAGCCTTTGACATGAAGATGCCTGTGCTGATAGAAGATGGAATTGCATTCAGAGGTGCTAAAAATCTGTTCCTTGCAAACCGTGGTTTCGATGTTGAAGCAGTTGATTATTCAGTAGGATCAACATCCCTTGATCCTGATGGAAACAAATCCCCGGTTGTGCTGCTAAGTGGCGTAAATTCAGGTGGTAAAACTTCCCTTCTTGAACTGATTGCCCAGTGCACCATTCTTTCACACATGGGATTTCCGGTTCCCGCAAGTTATTTTGAAATCGGTCTTACGGAGGGAATAAACTATTTTGGCAAATCGAAGGGAACACTTGATGCCGGGGCTTTTGAAACTACCTTGAAAATGTTTTCTTCACTTAATGACGCCACTCCAAAAATGGTTCTGGTTGATGAACTTGAGTCAATTACCGAACCGGGTGCATCAGCAAAAATCATAGCCGGAATTCTTGAGATGCTTTCAGAAAACCAGAAAAACACGGCGGTATTTGTTTCCCACTTATCAGAATTGATTCTCGAAAATGTTTCCACCTCCATTCGAGTTGATGGGATAGAGGCTGAAGGGCTGGATTCGGATTTGAAATTAGTTGTTAACAGGAATCCTCAATACAATCATATTGCAAAAAGTACACCTGAGCTAATTGTGGAAAAATTGTTTAAAACAGGTGGCGTGGCCGAACAACAGTTTTACGGCAGGCTCCGGGAAAAATTCGGGAATTGA
- a CDS encoding methionine adenosyltransferase, translated as MMRNIKVEKLVQTPVEKRETELVERKGIGHPDSISDGLAEAVSRALCKEYIEKCGTVLHHNTDETQIVAGRSKPAFGGGEVIKPIYTLLVGRATKEFDGVEIPAEAVALSAARSYLKKTIPNLDLERDMIVDCKLGTGSSDLRDVFAREKVPIANDTSFGVGHAPFSDLERIVYNTERELLTDLKKKMPAVGEDIKVMGLRDGEDITLTICCGMVGRYVDDMDAYINYKDEMTEYVLDLAQKHTDRNVSARINAADTKCSTGCNDCGSIFLTVTGTSAEMGDDGSVGRGNRCNGLITPGRPMSMEATSGKNPINHIGKIYNLLSTQMARDIVQEVPQIEEVYVQLLSQIGKPIDQPLVAGLQVIPEDGANFAAIKDEAEAVADDWLSNITKITEMVVNGELDTF; from the coding sequence ATAATGCGGAATATAAAGGTAGAAAAACTCGTACAGACGCCAGTCGAAAAAAGGGAAACAGAATTGGTGGAAAGGAAGGGTATCGGCCATCCTGACAGTATTTCAGACGGTCTTGCAGAAGCTGTGAGCCGTGCGCTTTGTAAGGAATACATTGAAAAATGTGGAACCGTGCTGCACCATAACACTGATGAAACACAGATTGTAGCAGGTCGCTCCAAGCCTGCGTTTGGTGGCGGTGAAGTCATAAAACCAATCTATACTCTGCTGGTTGGAAGAGCAACCAAGGAATTCGACGGTGTTGAAATTCCCGCAGAAGCAGTAGCACTTTCAGCTGCTCGTTCTTACCTTAAGAAAACGATCCCAAACCTTGATCTGGAAAGGGATATGATTGTAGACTGTAAGCTTGGTACTGGTTCTTCAGATCTCAGGGATGTTTTTGCAAGAGAAAAAGTTCCTATTGCCAACGACACCTCCTTTGGTGTTGGTCATGCTCCTTTCTCCGATCTTGAACGCATTGTTTACAACACCGAAAGGGAACTTCTTACAGATCTCAAGAAAAAAATGCCTGCTGTAGGTGAGGACATCAAGGTCATGGGTCTTCGTGATGGTGAGGATATAACTCTTACAATTTGCTGTGGTATGGTCGGCAGGTATGTTGATGACATGGATGCATACATTAACTACAAGGATGAAATGACCGAGTATGTGCTTGACCTGGCCCAGAAGCACACCGACAGGAACGTTTCTGCTCGCATCAATGCTGCAGATACCAAGTGCAGCACGGGTTGCAATGATTGCGGATCTATTTTCCTGACGGTTACAGGTACTTCCGCAGAAATGGGTGATGACGGTTCAGTCGGCCGTGGAAACCGCTGCAACGGATTGATTACCCCTGGCAGGCCTATGAGTATGGAAGCTACAAGTGGTAAGAATCCGATTAATCATATCGGTAAGATTTACAACCTGCTTTCAACCCAGATGGCAAGGGATATTGTTCAGGAAGTTCCGCAGATTGAGGAAGTATATGTACAGCTTCTTTCCCAGATAGGCAAACCAATTGACCAGCCATTGGTAGCCGGTTTGCAGGTAATTCCTGAAGATGGCGCAAACTTTGCCGCAATTAAGGATGAAGCTGAAGCTGTTGCAGATGATTGGCTTTCAAACATAACAAAAATCACTGAAATGGTGGTTAACGGGGAACTGGATACTTTCTGA
- a CDS encoding radical SAM protein, which translates to MNEQPSGHHFTLTERMQFLSSGTKYDSCNQSAVCHAFGPDGRCIQLYKTLLTNYCSGECTYCPNRCERDVTRVSLSPEEITKITWSLYRKNAIEGLFLSSGVIGEPELTSQKQLEVATLMRQQGFNGYIHLRLMPGTPKYLLEQIAEVANKFGVNAETTNKSNYSEICPNFDYQNDVLQRLNWTDKIIQKKRREFRGTNRIVGANDTQFVVGAVNEPDSEIVNTVSDFMENYSLRRPYFMSFDPVPDTPLFGNTPSPQWREQRLYQVSFLLKEYGIKADDFDMVYDENGFLSNSDPKLELAKANRDMFPVDVNSASFSDLIRVPGIGPISADRILHSRPLFEEKELTRMGVVVGRARPFIRIHGKSQASLSDFLGACS; encoded by the coding sequence ATGAATGAACAGCCCTCCGGACATCATTTTACTCTTACGGAAAGAATGCAATTTCTTTCCTCCGGGACCAAATACGATAGTTGCAACCAGAGTGCTGTCTGTCATGCTTTTGGTCCCGATGGCAGGTGTATCCAGCTCTACAAAACATTGCTCACAAATTACTGTTCCGGGGAATGCACTTATTGTCCTAATCGTTGTGAGAGGGATGTAACGCGGGTGTCTCTTTCGCCGGAGGAAATAACCAAAATCACCTGGTCCCTTTACAGGAAGAATGCTATTGAAGGGCTATTCCTTTCTTCCGGTGTGATAGGAGAACCCGAACTCACTTCCCAAAAACAGCTTGAAGTCGCTACTCTCATGAGGCAACAGGGCTTCAATGGCTATATACATCTGAGATTAATGCCCGGAACTCCGAAATATTTGCTTGAACAGATAGCTGAAGTTGCCAACAAGTTCGGAGTAAATGCCGAAACCACAAACAAATCCAACTATTCGGAAATTTGTCCAAATTTCGATTACCAGAATGATGTCTTGCAGAGGCTAAACTGGACAGACAAAATCATCCAGAAGAAGCGCAGGGAATTCCGGGGAACCAATAGGATAGTGGGTGCTAATGACACGCAGTTTGTTGTTGGCGCTGTAAATGAACCTGATTCTGAAATTGTGAATACAGTAAGTGATTTCATGGAAAACTATTCTCTTCGCCGCCCTTATTTCATGAGCTTTGATCCGGTTCCCGACACACCACTTTTTGGGAACACCCCTTCTCCACAATGGAGGGAGCAACGACTCTATCAGGTTTCTTTCCTCCTGAAGGAGTATGGGATAAAAGCGGATGACTTCGACATGGTCTATGATGAAAATGGTTTTCTTTCCAATTCAGATCCAAAACTTGAACTTGCAAAGGCAAATCGGGACATGTTTCCCGTTGATGTAAACTCAGCATCATTTTCCGATCTCATCCGGGTTCCAGGTATCGGTCCCATAAGCGCGGATCGGATTCTTCATTCAAGACCATTGTTTGAAGAAAAGGAACTCACAAGAATGGGAGTTGTTGTGGGAAGAGCCCGGCCGTTTATCAGGATCCATGGCAAGTCACAGGCTTCCCTTAGTGACTTTTTGGGGGCATGCAGTTGA
- a CDS encoding sugar phosphate isomerase/epimerase family protein, with amino-acid sequence MIGVSSFAYHDLPLSEALSRIENIAPCAEIFSEGQHDLLNENEVAFSYDLEYTVHAPTSDLNLASIREPIRKASIEILTEMAEICVKLDSKIMVVHPGYVAFPHDRELALKAFSKSVSLLEQIYSETGVKICVENMPMWECFLFREPGLDIGNNFFTLDVGHANTMGNLSDFLEMEISHFHLHDNNGEGDDHHPIGAGEIDYASLQSLLLKNSSIKIVENRCEADVMESIRVLQQMGIN; translated from the coding sequence ATGATTGGAGTTTCTTCGTTTGCGTATCATGATCTGCCTCTTTCGGAAGCGTTGTCCAGAATAGAAAACATTGCTCCGTGTGCAGAAATCTTTTCTGAAGGACAACATGACCTCTTAAATGAAAACGAGGTGGCTTTCTCCTATGATCTGGAATACACTGTTCATGCACCGACTTCCGATTTGAATCTGGCCAGTATAAGGGAACCAATCAGGAAAGCATCAATTGAGATTCTTACTGAAATGGCGGAAATCTGCGTAAAACTGGATAGCAAAATAATGGTTGTTCATCCCGGATATGTTGCATTTCCACATGACAGGGAGCTTGCTCTCAAAGCATTCAGCAAATCTGTTTCTCTACTGGAGCAGATTTATTCGGAGACAGGTGTGAAGATTTGTGTGGAAAACATGCCGATGTGGGAGTGTTTTTTATTTCGGGAACCCGGGCTTGATATTGGAAACAATTTCTTTACTCTTGATGTTGGCCATGCAAATACAATGGGCAATCTCTCAGATTTCCTTGAAATGGAGATATCCCATTTCCACCTTCATGATAACAACGGTGAAGGGGACGATCATCATCCAATTGGGGCAGGAGAGATAGATTATGCTTCCCTGCAATCCCTGTTGCTCAAAAATAGCTCTATCAAGATTGTTGAGAACAGATGTGAAGCAGATGTGATGGAGAGCATCCGAGTCCTCCAGCAAATGGGTATTAACTAA